The DNA region ACCGGGCTGCGTCGCCGCTCACCCGCCACAGCACTGGAGGAACCATGCCCGAATCCGACACGACCGTCAGTGCGTCCGTACGTCCCGGCCCTCGCGCGGGCCTCGTCGTCACCGCTGCGCCGGAGCCCGCGGACATCGCCCTGATCTCCGACGCTCTGGACCGGTTCAACATCCGGGAAACGGGAGTCGACGACCGGCGACCGCTCGCGGTCCTCGTCCGTGATCCGCGGACCCACCAGGTGGTCGGCGGACTGACCGGGCGCACTTCGCTCGGGCTGTTCTTCGTCGATCTCTTCTTCCTGCCGCCCGAGCTGCGAGGCAGTGGCCTGGGCAGCGAGATCCTCCGGCGGGCCGAGGACGAGGCTCACGCCCGTGGCTGCCGCACGGCCGTGCTCTACACGATCAGCTTCCAGGCCCCTGACTTCTACCGGAAGCAGGGGTGGAAGCACCTGGCAGAGGTCCCCTGCGACCCATCGGGCACCAGCCGCGTCTTCATGACGAAGGAACTCGGCACGACGAAGGAACTCGGCACGACGAAGGAACTTGGCATGACGAAGGAATTCGGTGCCCCGACCGGTGAAGGAGCCTGATGGACGGAGGGCCCGCTGCCCGCGGCGCGGCACCCTGGCCGGCCGAGCAGTTTCGCCCGGAAGCCGAGCTCGTCGGCGGCCGCGGCCAGGGCTATCGCCGCACCCGCACCTGCGGCGCAGATGATGTCGTGCCCGCAGGCATGGCCGATCTCGGCAGCGCGTCGTACTCCGCGCGCACCCCGACCGTCAGGTCACCGCTGCCGTACTCGGCGGTCAGCGCGGTCGGCAGATCGCACACCGCGCGATTCACGGTGAACCCGGCGTCCTCCAGCAGCACCGCGAGCCGTTCGGAGCCGGTTCTCGGCGAACGACGTCTCCGGATCGTCGTGCAGCGCGTGGCTGAACTCCAGAAGCCGGTCCTTGTACGTGTCGAGCCGGGCGGCGACGCGGGCGACATGCCGACAGACATCGACGTCGACGCACTCCTTGACCTGTGGAACGGATTCTTCGTCTACCGACGTTCCTTCCGCCCCGCGCCCGTGCGCGAGCACGAGGACACGGTGCGGCAGCTCGTCGGCCTCGTGCTCGGCGGGACAGGTTGCGCCTGCCCGCCGCGGATCAAATCACCGGCGGCGCGGTCGACTGAGCGAGCGGCGCGCCGGAGCCCTCCGCAGCGGGCGGGCGCGGTGGGGCCCTGCCCCGTACGGAACTGCCCGAGTCAGGTCTCCTCGTCCTCCGCGCGGCGCTCACCCTCCGCCTGGGACGGCTGGGTGCGCATGGTGGCGGGGTGTCGCTCCTCGGCCGGGTCCCTGTCCTCGTCCAGCCTCTCGCCCTCGGCCTGCGACGGAGTCGGGTACTCGATGTTCTCCCTCATGGCCGCCTCCACTGTCGGAACGCGTGCCTACAAGACGAGCGTATCGCGTCTGTCCGGTCGGCGGCCCGGGTCCGCAGGCCGCAAGGATCGACGCTGGATCACGTACCGGACGCAGGCCCACGGAAAAGGGGTGCGGTGAGGCGGCGACGCATCCCGAGGGCGTAGACGGTGGCGGCGACCACCATGCCGACCGGAGCGCGAGATCGATTCCGCCCGCCGCGCGAGCCAGCGGGCCCATGTAGAGCTCCGTGCCGACACACAGGACGGCCTCTGCCGTGCCGGTCGCCAGGGCGCACCGCGGATCGCCCCCGCCGAGCGCCGTGCCCGCCTCGCCTCGGCGCTGCGCGACGTGGCCGCCTCCGGGCTCACCGGCGGGCACGCCATGGATGCCAACGGCGAGAGCCTGTCGCTGTACGCCGAGCTCGACGAGGCGGATGAACTGCCGCTGCGTCTGAGGGTCGCTCCCTGGTGCCGGCCCGGAGCCGACAGCCGGGCCGTGGCCGACCTCATCGGGCAGCAGGGCACGGGCGGGCGGCTGTGGGAGGTGGCGGGCGTCAAGCTGTTCATGGACGGCACCATCGACAACGGGACCGCCTGGCTGGAGCGGCCCGACTGCCACGGCGAGTCCACCCACGCCTTCTGGCCCGACCCCGATTCCTTCACCGAGATCACCGGTGAGTTCCACCGGGCCGGTGTGCCCGCGGCCACCCACGCCATCGGCGATGCCGCCGTGCGCCACGTCCTCGACGCCGTGGAGACGGCGACGAGTGCGGAGTACCGCGGAGTCCGGCACCGGATCGAGCACATCGAGACGGTCCCCGACGACACCCTGCGCCGGTTCGCGGAACTCGGCGTCATCGCGTCCATGCAACCCACGCACTGCTGCGGCTTCACCCGCGCCGACCACACCGACAACTGGTCCCGGCGGCTCGGGGAGGAGCGCGCCGCGACCTGTGGGACTCGGGCGCCGCCGTCGTCCTCGGTTCCGACTGGCCCATCACCCCCTACCACCCGCTCACGGTGATGGCCGGAGCCGGTCACCGCCGCCCCACCCGTGACCTCGCCCAGCCGCCGCACAACCCCGGCCCGTGCCGGCCCGCGCCGAGGCACGGAGCGGATGACCGGGCATGGGCTCCTCCTCGGCCCCCGACGGGGCGGTGCGATGTGCAGGGTGTGGTGCGGGTGGCGGCAGCGTGGCAGGGGAGCGAGCCACCAAGTCAACGGTGATGACAGCGTGGTTGACTCGCGAGGTCCGGAAGTACGGCGCACTGGGGTGCGACTGGCGGCACGGTGTGGCGTACCGGGGCGCGACTGGCGGCACAATGGGGCTGACCCGGAGCGAGGAGAGTGCGCAGTGGAGTCACGTACGGGGAAGCGGGCCGCGGCGGCGAAGGGGAAACGTGCCGACTCCGGCCGTCCGCGGCCGTCGCTCAGCCCTCGGCTGATCGTCGAGGCATGCCTCGAACTCATGGACATCGAAGGTGCCGATGCCCTGACGTTCCGCCGGATCGGCGCCCAGCTGGGCGCCGACCCCACGGCTCTCTACCGGCACTTCCGCAACAAGGACGATCTGCTGCTCGCGGTGGCGGACCACCTGTTGGAGGAGGGTCTCGAAGGATTCGAGCCCTCCGGTGACTGGCAGCAGACGCTGCGCAGCCTGTTCATCCGCATCCACAAGGTCTATCTCTCGCACCCGCGCGCCGCCATGCTCGCCACGGTGCGCATCACGCGGCGCCCGGCCGAGATGCGGGTGATCGAGACGACCCTCACCGCGCTGTCCGACGCGGGATTCCCGCCCGAGCAGGCGGTACGCCACCACCGGGCACTGGTGGACTTCATCCTGGCGTGGTCGTGCATGGACGCCACCTACAGCACACTCGACGCACACACCCGCCGCGGCGACGAGTCCGCCTGGTCCGGCGAGTACGCGGCCGTATCCGCCGCCACCCACCCCCATATCGCGGCGGCGGCCCCCTACTTGGCCTCGGTGGAGGACGACGCCAGCTTCCATTTCGCGCTGGACCTGATGCTGGACGCCATCGGCGCCCGCGCTCCCACGCGTGGCTGAGGGGGCCGGTTGTCGCGGGGCCCGGCACACCCCGCCCCCTGATCCGGCCTGATCCAGACGAAAGACCCTAGTCGGCGTGGCGCACGCCGATGCGGTCGATGGCACACGTCCCGGGGACGCTGGTGCTGTCGGCGTGCTGCCCGAGGTGGGTCAGGCGGAGCGTGTTGCGTCCCGCCCGCAGCGGGACCTGGGCGAACTCCGGCTCGGCGTAGGCCACGACCGGGCTGTAGAGGTCGAGCGGCTCTCCGACCGTGGTGCCGTTCACCGACAGCCGGTAGATGCCCCGGGAGTAGTGCCGCTTCACCCGCAATCGCAGGGTGCGCAGACCGGGGCCTGGCTGCTGAAACTCGCAGGTCAGCGCATCGCCGGGGGCGGCCGGTGTGAACAACAGCCCGTGACCGGCGCCGCATTGGGGATCGGTGAAGACCTCGGCGCGGCCACCCGATGCGGAGAACGCAAGCTCCTCCGCCTCTGCCACCCAGTCCAGGGGGCGAGGCGTCCAGCTGCCGTGCGAGTCGCAGAGCACCACACGGGTGCGGTCGGTGGCGGCCTCCGTGTCGGTGTAGGCGACCAGGCGGCCATCGGGCGAGAAGGCCGGATGCGGATGGGCAGGATGGGCTGACCCCCAGCCCGCCAGGCCGAGCGTGCGCGGCGGGTGTACGCCGGTCAGGTCCACCAGGGCCACCGCACCCACCTGTCCGCGTGCCGATCCGTTGCGGCCGTTGGTGTCGGTCACCGCCCAGCGGCCGTCTGCGGTGAGGTCGCAGTGGTTGTACGCGCCGTTCGCGCCCGAGGGGCCGGGCGCCAGCAGCCGGTCCGGCCGGTCGTCCGGGTGGACCACCCACAGCCCCGACGAGCTGCCGCCGATGCCCACGACGAGACACCCGGTATCGGCGCGGGACTTCCACACGCCGTGGGTGCCGACCGGGACGCCCGCAGCGGCCTGGTCCCAGATCATCTTGCCGTGCGGCGCGTGGACCGGATGCAGGGCCCAGGAGTGGATGTTGCCGCCGAGCGCGTAGCCGATCCATTCCGGATCGTGGGCGCTGTACTGGAAGTGCGTGGCGAGCACCTCCCCCGAGAAGACCTCTCTGACCCGGCCGTCGCCGAGCTCGATCTCCACCGCCGTGGTGGGGCCGGCGGTGATCGGTGCCGGGTAGTGGCTGCACAGCACTCGGTCGCCCGCCGGGTGGAGATTGACGACGACGCTGAGCGCGCGGCCGGGCGGCGGTGAATAGAGCTTTACGGGCGCGGGGTCGGCCAGATCGATCAGCCAGATCGCGTTCTCGGCGCAGGTGACGAGGCGTCCGGAGTGGATGTTCCACCAGACGAACGGATTCCGGTCGTTCGCCGGGGTGGCGAACCGTGCCAGGAACCGCTCCTTGCCGGACCGCAGATTCACCTCCCACAGGCTCGTGGCCCCGGTCTCCCGCTGCCCGAGCACGATGCGGTCGGCGTCGACGAAGCCGTTGTGGGTGGGGTACGTGAAGTAGCGCCGCTGCTCGAACGAACTGAGGTGGCGCAGCTCGAACGGTTCCTGGGCCGTGGCGGCGGCGGCCCGGCTCACGCCTCCCGTCCCGGCGGTGAATCCTGCGGCCAGTACTGCCAGCCCGGCCATGCGGCCGAACCCTCTGCGGGTGATCTCACTCATGGCGTCCTCACTCATGCGTGTTCACGGTGGGTGGCGCTCAGCTTCGAACCCGCCGATGGAAGAAGTCAAGGTACTAATACGAATTAGTGGCCGTGCGGGGGCGGAGTCGGGGTGGGTGTGTCCCGCCGATCGGAGCCGGATGTCACAGGTGGCGACCAGCCTCGGGAGATATGGATCTCGGGCTTGCGGGACGACGTGCGATGGTGACGGCGAGCACGGGGGGAATCGGTGCGGCGATGGCCCGGAGGCGATGAACGGCAACGTCCTGTCCGCGGTGCGGATGATCCGGGCCCTGACGCCGGGGATGTGAGAGCGCGGATGGGGGCGCGCGGGTCATCAACGTGGGCAGCCGGGCGGCGACGGCTCCGCTGTCGAACATGGTCGAGTACTCGGCGGCGAAGGCGGCGGTGGTCGACCTGACCACCAGCCTGGCCGGTCACCTCGCCGGGTCCGGGGTCGCGGCCAACTGCTCGAATCCCGCGCCCGGGACTCGACCGACCCGCGCGTCTCCGACGCGCTCCGGCGCCGCGAGCACCGCAGGGACGCGTCCAGCCCGTTCCTGGAGGCCGAGGCGGCCGCCGCACTCGCCGCAACCGGCGCGCCGGACGTCCTCGTCCTGCTGGCTGCGAACCCGCGAACCCCACGCCCGATCCTGCGCGAGCTGAGCAGTCGACGGGCGTCTCAAGGCGCTCGCGCCATCCGCGTTGCCGCCACGCACACCCTCCGCCTCACAAGCCGGGCCGAAGGCCGGCCGCAGCTCTGACGCGGCACGGTTGTCGCCACCACTCTCGGCGCGCCCGGGGTGACGTGGCGCGGCAACTGGCCATACTGTGCAGCTACTTGGGCACCTTCGGGTAGACTGCCTGGGCGAACCTCGCCACGACGACGCAGTCCCCTGCGAGGAAGTTGTCTCCTTCGGTGCCGAAGACGATGGCGTAGCCGAAGGACGTCGGCCACGAGACCTCGCAGCCGGACTCCGACTCGTTGGAGTACGCCTGCGCGTCCGGGATGCCGGAGAGGTCCACCGGGTCGGGCCGGCGGTCCTTGCGGATCACCTCGATACGGTTCGGTGCGTACACCAGCGTGTAGAAGCCGTCCATGTCGGTGTCGGGGTCGCCGAACTGGGCTGTCTGCCACTTGCAGGACTTCATGGTCTCCGAGCCACTGCTGTACCCGCCCGGAGTACCTGTATCCACGAGCACGCTTTCCTGGATGATGTCGCGGTCGATGATGTCGCACGGGTCGGTACTGTCGGCGGCCGGTTCTCCGCTGTGTGTTGCCCGGGGGCTGCCATGGCCGGCGGCGGCGGCGTCGTCCGTCCGGTCGGGAGGGGCGAGCCAGGCCACGGCGCCCCAGACGGCGGCCGCGGTCAGCACCAGGCCGCCGGAGGCCAGCAGGGCGAGCCGTCCGCGCCACCGGGACGAGCCGCCGTTGCCGGGATCCGTGGGGACCTCGTCGGGCGGCAGCACCTTCGTCTCCGCGCGGCGTTCGCGCACCATCGCGCTCACACCCGCCGGAAGCCACTCGGTGTCGTCCGTCGACGTTGCCAGCCGCTCCAGGGCCTCGGTGACGGTCGGACGACGCTCCGGCTCCGTGGCCAGACATGCCTCCAGGAACGGGACGAGTTCGGGTGGCACACCGGTCAGGTCGGGGGCTTCGTGCACGGTCCGGTAGTGGATCGCGGCCGCGCCGCCCTGCCCGTACGGGCTGCGCCCCGTGGCCGCGTAGACCAGGACGCAGGCGAGGGCGAAGACATCGGAAGCGGGCCCGGTCTCGCGGCCGAGGCATTGCTCGGGGGACATGAAGCCGGGTGTGCCGATCACCGATGCCGTCAGGTGTGCCGAGTCGAGGGCACGGGCGATCCCGAAGTCGATGACGCGTGGCCCGTCGTCCGCCAGGATCACGTTGGCGGGCTTCAGATCACGGTGGACGAGGTCGCAGTTGTGGATCGCGGCAAGCCCCTCGGCCAGGCCGGAGCCGAGCACCCGCAGCGCGGTGTACGGGAGCGGGCCGTGCGTCCGCACCGCCTGCTGGAGGGACGGTCCCGGAATGTAGGCGGTGACCAGCCACGGCGGATCGTCGTCCACGCCCGCGTCCACGACCTGGGCGGTGTAGAAGCCGCCGACCTTGCGGGCCGCCTCGGCCTCCAGGGCGAACCTCCGCCGGAATTCCGTGTCTTCGGCCAGTTCCGGGTTCACCAGCTTCACCGCAACCATCCTGCCGCCCTGCGACCGGCCGAGGAACACCTGCCCCATGCCGCCGCGTCCGAGCTTGCCCACGAGGCGGTAGGGGCCGACGCGGCGCGGGTCTCCGGCCGCCATGGGGTCGGTCACTCGACGGTCCACAGCTGCACGGTGGAGAGCATCTTGGCATTGGTGTAGGCGGTGGCGAGGGTACGGCCGTCGGGATGGAAGACCACGTCGCCGACGCCGCTGCGGCCCGCCGGGACGGAGACGATCTCCTTGTGCGACGCCAGGTCCCACAGAGCGATATGGCCTGCCACCGCGTGACCGCCGCCGGCCCCGGCCACGGCGGAGCCGTCCGGGCTGATCGCCATGCTCTGGATCTGGTCGGCGGCAGCGCCGATCCTGGCGGTCAGTTTCCGTGCGGCGACGTCCCACAGAGCGATCCCGCCGAAGGTACCGGCGAGGGTCCTGCCGTCGGGAGCGAACGCCACGGTGGTGACCCCGAAGGCATCCGTGTCGTTCAGCGGCAGCGTCGCGATCGGCGACCAGGACGAGGTGTCGAACAGGACTACTCCGCCCTTGAGTTCGCCGCCGTACCCGGCTGCAAGGATCCTGCCGTCCGGGCTGAACGCGACGCTCCGCACCGCGTTCATGCTGCTGCCCTTGCCCGCTCCGACGACCAGGTCCTTGACCTTCCTCCCGGAGCGTACGTCCCACAGCGGAACCTCGCCGAAGCTGTCGCGCGGCCCGCTTCGGGCTCCGGCCAGCAGCTTGCCGTCCGGACTGAACGCCACCGACTGCATCGGGTACAGGCTGCTGCCCTTGGCGGGTGCGGAGAGCGCCGCGATCTCCTTGCGCGAGGCGGTGTCCCAGACCGTGACCCCGCCGGCGCCCATCTGGAAGTCGTTGTCCCGGGCCGGTGCTTTCAGATAGCCGAGAGCGAGCAGGCCGTCGCCGCCGAATGCGACGCAGTGGGCCAGCAGCCCCTCGGCCTTCGGCGTCAGCGTGGCGATCTTCGACCGGGAAGCCGAGTCCCACAGCGTCACGCTGCTCTTGAGGCCGATGGCCAGCTGCTTGCCGTCCGGGCTGTAGGCGAGGTGGATGGAGGCGTCGGTCTTGCCGATGTCGATGGTCTCGGTCGGCGTGAGCTTCGGGCCGGCCGGCTTCTCCTCGGCCGATCCCCCGCCCTTCGACCCGCTCCCGGACGCTCCTTTTCCGTCGCTGGAGCCGGAGCCGGAGCTGAGCCAGATCCCCACGGGAACCGCCACGGCCGCGGCCGCCGCCACTCCGCCCGCCAGGAACGCCCGCCGCCGCATGGGGTTCGCCGACGGGACGGTCCGCTGTCCGTCCACCATGGCCGCGACCGGCGGCGGCAGCCACCCGGTGTCCTGCCCGGCGCCCTGCCCATCGCCCGGGGCAAGCTGCTGGAGCAGATGGCCCAGGCTGGGCCGCTGTTCGGGATTCTTCGCCAGGCACGCCGCGAGCAGCCCGGCCAGCGGGTCCGGGACGCCGGTGAGGTCCGGCTCGGCGTTGACGATGCGGTGGAGCACCTCGGCCCCCACACCGCCCGCGAAGGGCCCGTGCCCCGTGGCCGCGAAGACGAGCACCCCGGCGAGGGAGAAGACGTCCGACCCGGGTCCGGCATGCTGCCCGCGCGCCGCCTCGGGCGACATGAACGCGCCGTGCTCGGCGCTCACCGTCATCGACGGATGCGCGGCGTCCAGGGCCCGCGCGAGGGCGAAGTCGGTGATCCGCGGCCCGTCATCGGCCAGGATCACGTTGCTCGGCTTCAGGCCGCCATGCACGAGCTGCGCGGTGTGGATCGCGGCCAGACCTTCGGCCAGCCCGGAGCCGAGCACCTGCACGGCCTGGTACGGCAACGGGCCGTGCGCGCGTACCGCCTCATCGAGAGAAGGGCCCGGGACGTATGCCGACGCCAGCCACGGCGGGTCGGCGTCGGGGTCCGCGTCCACCACCTGCGCGGTGTAGAAGCCCCCCACCCTGCGGGCCTCCTGTGTCGCCTGCGCGAAGCGGCGCCGGAACTCCTCGTCCCCCGCGAGCGCTTCG from Streptomyces sp. NBC_01591 includes:
- a CDS encoding GNAT family N-acetyltransferase produces the protein MPESDTTVSASVRPGPRAGLVVTAAPEPADIALISDALDRFNIRETGVDDRRPLAVLVRDPRTHQVVGGLTGRTSLGLFFVDLFFLPPELRGSGLGSEILRRAEDEAHARGCRTAVLYTISFQAPDFYRKQGWKHLAEVPCDPSGTSRVFMTKELGTTKELGTTKELGMTKEFGAPTGEGA
- a CDS encoding TetR/AcrR family transcriptional regulator — translated: MESRTGKRAAAAKGKRADSGRPRPSLSPRLIVEACLELMDIEGADALTFRRIGAQLGADPTALYRHFRNKDDLLLAVADHLLEEGLEGFEPSGDWQQTLRSLFIRIHKVYLSHPRAAMLATVRITRRPAEMRVIETTLTALSDAGFPPEQAVRHHRALVDFILAWSCMDATYSTLDAHTRRGDESAWSGEYAAVSAATHPHIAAAAPYLASVEDDASFHFALDLMLDAIGARAPTRG
- a CDS encoding serine/threonine-protein kinase, with translation MDRRVTDPMAAGDPRRVGPYRLVGKLGRGGMGQVFLGRSQGGRMVAVKLVNPELAEDTEFRRRFALEAEAARKVGGFYTAQVVDAGVDDDPPWLVTAYIPGPSLQQAVRTHGPLPYTALRVLGSGLAEGLAAIHNCDLVHRDLKPANVILADDGPRVIDFGIARALDSAHLTASVIGTPGFMSPEQCLGRETGPASDVFALACVLVYAATGRSPYGQGGAAAIHYRTVHEAPDLTGVPPELVPFLEACLATEPERRPTVTEALERLATSTDDTEWLPAGVSAMVRERRAETKVLPPDEVPTDPGNGGSSRWRGRLALLASGGLVLTAAAVWGAVAWLAPPDRTDDAAAAGHGSPRATHSGEPAADSTDPCDIIDRDIIQESVLVDTGTPGGYSSGSETMKSCKWQTAQFGDPDTDMDGFYTLVYAPNRIEVIRKDRRPDPVDLSGIPDAQAYSNESESGCEVSWPTSFGYAIVFGTEGDNFLAGDCVVVARFAQAVYPKVPK
- a CDS encoding WD40 repeat domain-containing serine/threonine protein kinase; the encoded protein is MREQLGAADSRQAGPYRLVAALGRGGMGRVFLGRSRGGRLVAVKVVDEALAGDEEFRRRFAQATQEARRVGGFYTAQVVDADPDADPPWLASAYVPGPSLDEAVRAHGPLPYQAVQVLGSGLAEGLAAIHTAQLVHGGLKPSNVILADDGPRITDFALARALDAAHPSMTVSAEHGAFMSPEAARGQHAGPGSDVFSLAGVLVFAATGHGPFAGGVGAEVLHRIVNAEPDLTGVPDPLAGLLAACLAKNPEQRPSLGHLLQQLAPGDGQGAGQDTGWLPPPVAAMVDGQRTVPSANPMRRRAFLAGGVAAAAAVAVPVGIWLSSGSGSSDGKGASGSGSKGGGSAEEKPAGPKLTPTETIDIGKTDASIHLAYSPDGKQLAIGLKSSVTLWDSASRSKIATLTPKAEGLLAHCVAFGGDGLLALGYLKAPARDNDFQMGAGGVTVWDTASRKEIAALSAPAKGSSLYPMQSVAFSPDGKLLAGARSGPRDSFGEVPLWDVRSGRKVKDLVVGAGKGSSMNAVRSVAFSPDGRILAAGYGGELKGGVVLFDTSSWSPIATLPLNDTDAFGVTTVAFAPDGRTLAGTFGGIALWDVAARKLTARIGAAADQIQSMAISPDGSAVAGAGGGHAVAGHIALWDLASHKEIVSVPAGRSGVGDVVFHPDGRTLATAYTNAKMLSTVQLWTVE